In Holophagales bacterium, one DNA window encodes the following:
- a CDS encoding DUF4910 domain-containing protein translates to MHDFAARLFPIPRSLTGDGVRATLLALRELVPLSFHEVPSGTQVFDWTVPQEWNLRRAVLRGPDGTVVADSDERNLQVVGYSTPVRTRLPLAELRPRLHSLPDRPDWIPYRTSYYRETWGFCLPHRVVEALPEGDYDVEIDATLESGSLSYGELFLPGSSDDEVLVSCHVCHPSLANDNLSGIAVSTFLARELARRERRLGYRFLWIPGTIGSITWLARNEAAVGRVRHGLVLANLGDPGSFHFKRSRRGTTELDRAVGVALRDIGEPFVLEEFVPFGYDERQYCSPGFDLAVGLLSRTPWGRYPQYHTSADDLSFIRPEALSGSLAACLKIVELLEKNLRYRNLNPRCEPQLGKRGLYRTLGGDDSGRERELALLWTLSLSDGEHDLLTISERSKLPFARLAEAAAALVDAQLLEPL, encoded by the coding sequence ATGCACGATTTCGCCGCGCGGCTCTTCCCGATCCCACGCAGCCTCACCGGAGACGGGGTGCGGGCCACCCTGCTCGCCCTGCGCGAGCTCGTCCCGCTGTCGTTCCACGAGGTCCCGAGCGGCACCCAGGTGTTCGACTGGACCGTGCCGCAGGAGTGGAACCTGCGCCGCGCCGTGCTCCGCGGCCCGGACGGCACCGTCGTCGCCGACAGCGACGAGCGGAACCTCCAGGTCGTCGGCTACAGCACCCCGGTGCGCACGCGACTTCCGCTCGCCGAGCTGCGCCCCCGGCTCCATTCGCTGCCCGACCGGCCGGACTGGATCCCCTACCGGACCAGCTACTACCGCGAAACCTGGGGGTTCTGCCTGCCCCACCGGGTCGTCGAGGCGCTCCCGGAGGGCGACTACGACGTCGAGATCGACGCCACCCTGGAGAGCGGGTCGCTCAGCTACGGCGAGCTCTTCCTTCCCGGTTCGAGCGACGACGAGGTCCTCGTCTCCTGCCATGTCTGCCATCCGTCGCTCGCCAACGACAACCTCTCCGGCATCGCCGTCTCGACGTTTCTGGCCCGCGAGCTGGCGAGACGCGAGCGACGACTCGGCTACCGTTTCCTCTGGATTCCCGGCACCATCGGTTCGATCACCTGGCTGGCACGCAACGAAGCGGCGGTCGGTCGCGTTCGGCACGGCCTCGTGCTCGCCAACCTCGGCGACCCGGGCTCGTTCCATTTCAAGCGCAGCCGGCGCGGCACGACCGAGCTCGATCGCGCGGTCGGGGTGGCGCTGCGCGACATCGGCGAGCCGTTCGTCCTCGAGGAGTTCGTGCCGTTCGGCTACGACGAGCGCCAGTACTGCTCGCCGGGGTTCGACCTCGCCGTGGGCCTGCTCTCGCGCACCCCCTGGGGTCGCTACCCGCAGTACCACACCTCGGCCGACGACCTGTCGTTCATCCGGCCCGAGGCGCTCTCCGGCTCGCTCGCCGCCTGCCTCAAGATCGTCGAGCTGCTCGAGAAGAACCTGCGCTACCGCAACCTGAATCCCCGCTGCGAGCCGCAGCTCGGCAAGCGTGGCCTCTACCGCACCCTCGGGGGCGACGACTCCGGGCGCGAGCGCGAGCTCGCGCTGCTCTGGACCCTCAGCCTCTCCGACGGCGAGCACGACCTGCTCACCATCTCCGAGCGCTCGAAGCTGCCGTTCGCGCGACTCGCCGAGGCAGCCGCGGCGCTCGTCGACGCGCAACTGCTCGAGCCGCTCTGA
- a CDS encoding BlaI/MecI/CopY family transcriptional regulator, translating into MKEPMTLGDLQLAIMRVLWSRGAVSVADVHEALLDERGLAPTTIATMLVKLEKKGAVTHRVDGRKFLYEATVSEGEVRRSMVDELTQRLFDGQAAALVSHLLEERKISAGEVEELRRMLAARGNEEDER; encoded by the coding sequence ATGAAAGAACCGATGACGCTGGGAGACCTGCAACTCGCGATCATGCGCGTCCTCTGGTCGCGCGGCGCGGTGAGTGTCGCCGACGTGCACGAAGCGCTGCTCGACGAGCGCGGTCTCGCCCCGACGACGATCGCCACGATGCTGGTCAAGCTCGAGAAGAAGGGTGCCGTAACCCACCGGGTGGACGGCCGTAAGTTCCTGTACGAGGCGACCGTCAGCGAAGGCGAGGTGCGGCGGTCGATGGTCGACGAGCTGACGCAGCGCCTCTTCGACGGTCAGGCGGCGGCGCTGGTGAGCCACCTGCTCGAAGAGCGGAAGATCTCGGCCGGAGAGGTCGAGGAGTTGCGTCGCATGCTCGCCGCGCGCGGCAACGAGGAGGACGAGCGATGA
- a CDS encoding M48 family metalloprotease, which produces MNLPHELAVLWPAGVHGLRVAGAWCLTYLVHSTLLLTLAWGLSRFVAGRAPRAEEAIWRLALFAGFFTASLQLGWPALRQEAASLWRPAPAPVSAIVLDLAPPSAAVAAVEPSRMLPLELAAGAAAVWVGLALVGSGFLLLAASALRRRLRGRREVADREARQQLDELLSAAGERPVRLTETPSLGVPIALGVMRREICLPRRVLSSLGERERRALLAHELAHHARRDPAWLLLARLAETVGSLQPFNRFARRRLVELSEWLADARAVRWTGDPEGLARCLAEVASWGLPVEQARLAPGFASESRRLVGRVRRLLDRGVGEVREIPLRWVRLGSGLAAVALVAFAPGLAPGSFAEDSAVVDPVEQVGAARPAPVAAPAPVAAPAPVVTPESADESTPEPSDREESWKVDGRHWSELTPEEREAVRRELRQARKAVRDAAREARRAMEKVRREMPSSEELARQIAEAQRATAEGMHAASAAMAAVPSAAELIRIEDAARQEVGRELERLQQELRQGNDERRREIERAMDELHRELASPEALARLHAEAALAADKATRGLSAERRLEVERLSREMSRLQAEIAPQLRELERLGEQIGREMASAFADGGEAATSEDAEELEAPEAREDGEAPTPPPAIAPPPPPAVPSPVTPPPRVSRAPRAARATPALPSLAPLPAGAATPAPAPR; this is translated from the coding sequence ATGAACCTGCCACACGAATTGGCCGTACTCTGGCCCGCCGGCGTCCACGGGCTCCGCGTGGCGGGTGCCTGGTGCCTGACCTACCTGGTCCACAGCACCCTCTTGCTCACCCTGGCGTGGGGCCTGTCGCGTTTCGTCGCCGGCCGGGCGCCTCGGGCCGAAGAGGCGATCTGGCGTCTCGCCCTCTTCGCCGGGTTCTTTACCGCGAGCCTGCAACTCGGTTGGCCGGCTCTCCGCCAGGAGGCCGCAAGTCTGTGGCGGCCGGCTCCGGCACCGGTGTCGGCGATCGTCCTCGACCTCGCTCCGCCCTCCGCCGCGGTCGCAGCGGTGGAGCCGTCGCGGATGCTTCCCCTCGAGCTTGCCGCGGGCGCAGCCGCCGTCTGGGTCGGCCTGGCCCTCGTCGGCAGCGGCTTCTTGCTGCTCGCCGCTTCGGCGCTCCGCCGTCGCCTGCGCGGTCGCCGCGAAGTGGCGGACCGGGAGGCACGGCAGCAGCTCGACGAGCTCTTGAGCGCGGCGGGCGAGCGCCCGGTGCGTCTCACCGAGACCCCGTCGCTCGGCGTGCCGATCGCCCTCGGGGTGATGCGCCGCGAGATCTGTCTGCCCCGCCGGGTCCTGTCGTCGCTCGGCGAACGCGAGCGCCGCGCGCTGCTCGCCCACGAGCTCGCCCATCACGCACGCCGCGATCCGGCCTGGCTCCTGTTGGCGCGACTCGCCGAGACCGTCGGCAGTCTTCAGCCGTTCAACCGCTTCGCTCGCCGTCGGCTGGTCGAGCTTTCGGAGTGGCTCGCCGACGCACGGGCGGTGCGCTGGACCGGGGATCCCGAGGGGCTGGCCCGTTGCCTCGCCGAAGTGGCGTCGTGGGGGCTGCCGGTGGAACAGGCGCGTCTGGCACCGGGATTCGCCAGCGAGTCGCGGAGGTTGGTCGGGAGGGTTCGCCGGCTCCTCGACCGTGGCGTCGGCGAGGTGCGGGAGATCCCGCTCCGTTGGGTTCGCCTGGGCAGCGGCCTCGCGGCGGTGGCGCTCGTCGCCTTCGCTCCCGGCCTGGCTCCGGGGAGCTTTGCCGAGGACAGCGCGGTCGTCGATCCGGTCGAGCAGGTCGGCGCCGCGCGACCGGCGCCGGTTGCCGCGCCGGCCCCGGTTGCCGCCCCGGCGCCGGTCGTCACGCCCGAGTCGGCGGACGAGAGCACTCCCGAGCCCTCCGACCGCGAGGAATCGTGGAAGGTCGACGGTCGCCACTGGAGCGAGCTGACGCCCGAAGAGCGTGAAGCCGTCCGGCGCGAGCTGCGACAGGCTCGCAAGGCGGTGCGGGACGCCGCCCGCGAGGCCCGCCGGGCCATGGAGAAGGTCCGCCGCGAGATGCCGTCGAGCGAGGAGCTCGCACGGCAGATCGCCGAGGCGCAGCGGGCAACCGCCGAGGGCATGCACGCCGCGAGCGCGGCGATGGCGGCTGTGCCGAGCGCGGCCGAGCTGATCCGAATCGAGGACGCGGCGCGGCAGGAGGTCGGTCGGGAGCTCGAGCGGCTCCAGCAGGAGTTGCGGCAGGGAAACGACGAGCGCCGGCGCGAGATCGAACGGGCGATGGACGAGCTCCACCGCGAGCTGGCCTCGCCCGAAGCGCTCGCCCGCTTGCACGCCGAAGCGGCGTTGGCGGCCGACAAGGCGACGCGAGGGCTCAGCGCCGAGCGTCGCCTCGAGGTCGAGCGCCTGAGCCGGGAGATGAGTCGACTCCAGGCCGAGATCGCGCCGCAACTGCGGGAGCTCGAACGTCTCGGCGAGCAGATCGGACGCGAGATGGCGTCGGCGTTCGCGGACGGGGGAGAAGCCGCGACGTCCGAAGACGCCGAAGAGCTCGAGGCACCCGAGGCGCGCGAGGATGGGGAGGCGCCGACTCCGCCGCCGGCGATCGCGCCTCCGCCGCCTCCCGCGGTGCCGTCGCCGGTCACCCCGCCGCCCCGTGTCTCGCGCGCACCACGCGCTGCCCGGGCGACGCCGGCGCTCCCGAGCCTGGCGCCGTTGCCGGCAGGTGCCGCGACGCCGGCGCCTGCGCCCCGATAG
- the rfbC gene encoding dTDP-4-dehydrorhamnose 3,5-epimerase, whose translation MRFRPTALPGVVVVEPERLADARGFFARTFCAREFAAHGLPERFVQASLSFNPRRGTLRGMHFQEAGSGEGKLVRCTQGRIHDVALDLRRDSPAFRRHLSLELSAENRLALYLPPGVAHGFLTLDEGCEVQYQMTEFFDPAAGRGVRFDDPAFGILWPEAVEVVSDRDRTYPDFS comes from the coding sequence TTGAGATTCCGCCCCACCGCCCTGCCCGGGGTCGTCGTGGTCGAGCCCGAGCGCCTCGCCGACGCACGCGGCTTCTTTGCCCGCACCTTCTGCGCCCGCGAGTTCGCGGCTCACGGTCTCCCCGAGCGCTTCGTCCAGGCGAGCCTGTCGTTCAATCCGCGGCGCGGCACGCTGCGGGGGATGCACTTCCAGGAGGCCGGATCCGGCGAGGGGAAGCTCGTCCGCTGCACCCAAGGCCGGATCCACGACGTCGCGCTCGACCTGCGGCGCGACTCGCCCGCCTTCCGCCGCCATCTGAGCCTCGAGCTTTCGGCCGAGAACCGGCTCGCTCTCTACCTGCCTCCCGGCGTCGCCCACGGCTTCCTCACCCTCGACGAGGGCTGCGAGGTGCAGTACCAGATGACGGAGTTCTTCGATCCCGCCGCGGGGCGCGGCGTGCGTTTCGACGACCCGGCGTTCGGCATCCTCTGGCCGGAAGCGGTCGAGGTCGTCTCGGACCGCGACCGCACCTACCCGGATTTCTCCTAG
- a CDS encoding methyltransferase domain-containing protein, producing MSATLCRGCGAPLTLELADLGSSPLANSYLEPAALAAAEPFLPLCVYVCTECWLAQLPECATPEAIFSDYSYFSSFSESWLAHARAYVAMAVDRFALDGTSQVVEIASNDGYLLRWFVERGVPVLGIEPAANVAKVAEALGIPSLVRFFGSELARELVASGRRADLLLGNNVLAHTPALNDFVAGMKILLAPGGAITMEFPHLVRLVEGNQFDTIYHEHFSYFSLVAVERVFARQGLSLFDVEELPTHGGSLRIYAQHAGGPHPVSPRVAALAARERELGVEANDYYRTFAEKVRETKRGLLEFLIAAKREGRSVVGYGAPAKGNTLLNFCGVRTDFLDYTVDRSPHKQGRFLPGTRIPIHAPERIFATRPDYVLVLPWNLRDEIAEQMAGVRAWGGRFVVAVPEVEVF from the coding sequence ATGAGCGCGACGCTCTGCCGCGGTTGCGGCGCACCGCTCACCCTCGAGTTGGCCGACCTCGGCTCGTCGCCGCTCGCCAACTCCTACCTCGAACCGGCCGCGCTCGCCGCCGCCGAGCCGTTCCTGCCGCTCTGCGTCTACGTCTGCACCGAGTGCTGGCTCGCCCAGCTCCCGGAGTGCGCCACGCCCGAGGCGATCTTCTCCGACTACTCCTACTTCTCCTCCTTCTCCGAGAGCTGGCTTGCGCACGCCCGCGCCTACGTCGCGATGGCGGTCGACCGTTTCGCTCTCGACGGCACGAGCCAGGTGGTGGAGATCGCCAGCAACGACGGCTACCTGCTGCGCTGGTTCGTCGAACGCGGCGTGCCGGTGCTCGGAATCGAACCGGCGGCCAACGTCGCCAAGGTCGCCGAGGCGTTGGGCATCCCGTCCCTGGTGCGCTTCTTCGGCAGCGAGCTCGCCCGCGAGCTCGTCGCCTCCGGCCGGCGTGCCGACCTCCTGCTCGGCAACAACGTCCTGGCCCACACGCCGGCGCTCAACGACTTCGTCGCCGGGATGAAGATCCTCCTCGCCCCTGGCGGGGCGATCACCATGGAGTTTCCCCATCTCGTACGACTGGTCGAGGGCAACCAGTTCGACACCATCTACCACGAGCACTTCTCCTACTTCTCGCTCGTCGCCGTGGAGCGGGTGTTCGCGCGACAAGGGCTCTCGCTCTTCGATGTCGAGGAGCTCCCCACCCACGGCGGCTCGCTGCGGATCTATGCCCAGCACGCCGGCGGACCTCATCCGGTCTCTCCGCGGGTGGCCGCGCTCGCGGCGCGCGAACGGGAGCTCGGCGTCGAGGCGAACGACTACTACCGCACCTTCGCCGAGAAGGTGCGGGAGACCAAGCGCGGACTGCTCGAGTTCCTCATCGCCGCCAAGCGCGAGGGGCGCAGCGTCGTCGGCTACGGCGCTCCGGCGAAGGGCAACACGCTGCTCAATTTCTGCGGCGTGCGCACCGACTTCCTCGACTACACCGTCGACCGCAGCCCGCACAAGCAGGGGCGATTCCTCCCCGGCACGCGGATTCCGATCCACGCCCCCGAGCGCATCTTCGCCACGCGCCCTGACTACGTGCTCGTCCTGCCGTGGAATCTGCGCGACGAGATCGCCGAGCAGATGGCCGGCGTTCGCGCGTGGGGCGGACGATTCGTCGTCGCCGTCCCCGAGGTCGAGGTCTTTTGA
- a CDS encoding O-antigen ligase family protein — translation MAVADRRATSAFWLYASHLLGLFGLAVSNGLLALALLAAPWTLRQRFAGWRRGTPLLAAAALYLLFLLAAIAASSDPLASLASLSEFFALAALPLAVLSVRGERQTRRLVDLMILAASAFAVHGLVQYFFGYGGIDLRIRGPFSHYMTFSGVLLVVDLLLVAQLVRPTARPAESHPFWRLLARPLFRWSALALINVALLGSLTRSAWVAVAVAFTGLALARAPRLLAAYLPVAALLLLLAPVPWVARALSIVDLDDTSNYDRLCMAAAGAQMIAEQPLLGIGPDQVKIRYPLYRHPTAPRFRVPHLHDTFLQVAAERGLLSLVALLALLAVPMLAAWRGLRRAERAGSGPADLHLGVMAAVLGFAVAGLFEHNWGDVEVQRMLLAVMAMPFCLREDGSDEPA, via the coding sequence GTGGCCGTAGCCGACCGCCGCGCGACGTCGGCATTCTGGCTCTACGCGTCGCATCTGCTCGGCCTCTTCGGTCTGGCGGTGTCGAACGGATTGCTGGCCCTGGCCCTGCTCGCCGCGCCCTGGACGTTGCGCCAACGCTTCGCCGGCTGGCGGCGCGGCACTCCGCTGCTCGCCGCCGCGGCGCTCTACCTGCTCTTCCTGCTCGCCGCGATCGCCGCGTCGAGCGATCCGCTGGCAAGTCTGGCTTCGCTCTCCGAGTTCTTCGCCCTCGCGGCCCTGCCGCTTGCCGTGCTTTCGGTGCGTGGCGAGCGGCAGACGCGTCGCCTGGTCGACCTGATGATCCTCGCGGCCTCGGCCTTCGCCGTGCACGGGCTGGTGCAGTACTTCTTCGGCTACGGCGGCATCGACCTGCGGATCCGCGGCCCGTTCTCGCACTACATGACCTTCTCCGGCGTGCTGCTGGTGGTCGACCTGCTGCTCGTCGCCCAACTGGTGCGGCCGACCGCGCGCCCGGCCGAATCCCATCCGTTCTGGCGGCTGCTGGCTCGACCGCTCTTCCGCTGGTCGGCGCTGGCGCTGATCAACGTCGCCCTGCTCGGCAGCCTCACCCGGAGTGCCTGGGTCGCCGTCGCGGTGGCCTTCACCGGTCTGGCGCTCGCCCGTGCGCCGCGCCTGCTCGCCGCCTATCTGCCGGTCGCCGCGTTGCTGCTGCTGCTCGCGCCGGTGCCCTGGGTCGCGCGGGCGCTGTCGATCGTCGACCTAGACGACACGTCGAACTACGACCGCCTGTGCATGGCTGCCGCGGGCGCCCAGATGATCGCCGAGCAACCGCTGCTCGGCATCGGCCCGGACCAGGTGAAGATCCGCTATCCGCTCTATCGCCATCCGACCGCGCCGCGCTTTCGCGTTCCGCACCTGCACGACACCTTCCTGCAGGTGGCGGCCGAGCGCGGGCTGCTCTCGCTCGTCGCCCTGCTCGCCCTGCTCGCCGTGCCGATGCTCGCCGCCTGGCGTGGATTGCGCCGCGCCGAGCGCGCCGGCAGCGGACCGGCGGACCTTCACCTCGGCGTCATGGCGGCGGTCCTGGGGTTTGCGGTGGCCGGCCTCTTCGAGCACAACTGGGGAGACGTCGAGGTGCAGCGGATGCTGCTCGCCGTGATGGCGATGCCCTTCTGCCTGCGCGAGGACGGGAGCGATGAGCCGGCCTGA
- a CDS encoding polyprenyl synthetase family protein, with translation MSRPEAFLAYLGDVLPRIDAELDRLLPAVERAPRRLHEAMRYCTFAGGKRLRPALTLLAAEACGAGREVALAPGAAIEMIHTYSLVHDDLPALDDDDLRRGRATVHRRYDEATAVLAGDALLTLGLTTLAAEPADAPAERRRAAVALVGEAIGTAGMIGGQMEDVEAEAAWPADPEAALERIHRGKTAALLAASLELGALHAGADAETRARFRDFGFTLGLMFQIADDILDVVGTAGALGKTAGKDARAHKLTYPALYDLPRSRQELERLRGAATARTTGLPGRHDLFRSLADFLAARDH, from the coding sequence ATGAGCCGGCCTGAAGCGTTCCTCGCCTACCTCGGCGACGTCCTGCCGCGGATCGACGCCGAGCTCGACCGCCTGCTCCCCGCCGTCGAGCGGGCTCCTCGCCGACTCCACGAAGCGATGCGCTACTGCACCTTCGCCGGCGGCAAGCGTCTGCGGCCGGCGCTCACCCTGCTCGCCGCCGAGGCGTGCGGGGCCGGGCGGGAGGTGGCGCTCGCCCCTGGCGCGGCGATCGAGATGATCCACACCTACAGCCTGGTGCACGACGATCTGCCCGCGCTCGACGACGACGACCTGCGCCGCGGCCGGGCGACGGTGCATCGCCGCTACGACGAGGCGACCGCGGTGCTCGCCGGGGATGCCTTGCTCACGCTCGGTCTGACGACCCTCGCCGCCGAGCCGGCCGACGCTCCGGCGGAGCGGCGACGCGCCGCTGTCGCGCTCGTCGGCGAAGCGATCGGCACCGCGGGGATGATCGGCGGCCAGATGGAAGACGTCGAGGCGGAGGCCGCGTGGCCTGCCGACCCCGAGGCGGCGCTCGAACGGATCCATCGCGGCAAGACGGCCGCGCTGCTCGCCGCGAGCCTCGAGCTCGGGGCGCTGCACGCCGGAGCGGACGCGGAAACCCGAGCGCGCTTCCGCGATTTCGGGTTCACGCTCGGACTGATGTTCCAGATCGCCGATGATATTCTGGACGTCGTGGGCACCGCCGGAGCGCTCGGCAAGACCGCGGGCAAGGATGCTCGTGCGCACAAGCTGACCTATCCGGCCCTCTACGACCTGCCGCGTAGCCGGCAGGAGCTCGAACGGCTGCGCGGCGCGGCGACGGCCCGCACGACCGGACTGCCCGGGCGGCACGACCTATTCCGGTCGCTCGCCGACTTCCTCGCCGCACGAGACCACTGA
- a CDS encoding 1-deoxy-D-xylulose-5-phosphate synthase, whose translation MSLLDQVHLPADLRKLERGQLDALADELREEIVRCVSQTGGHFSSNLGSVELAVALHYAFDTPRDLLVWDVGHQTYPHKILTGRRDRMNTMRQYGGLSGFCLRNESEYDVVAAGHASTSISAALGLALARDQRGEKHHVVAVIGDGSMTAGMAFEAMNQAGHLGTRMIVVLNDNSMSISPSVGALTHYLKELMAGRHYTKLKDDVKKLLHRVPGVGDQMIEVAKGLEEGVRHVFTPGTLFEELGFRFVGPVDGHSVGDLLDVLERAKQIDGPVLVHAITTKGKGYKYAEDEPVEYHGPSAFDPVKGIQKGKGGGAPSYTAVFGKALLALAERDPRVVAITASMPDGTGLVPFSERFPTRFLNTGIAEQHSVTLAGGLALGGVKPVVAIYSTFLQRGFDQIFHDVCLMDLPVVFAMDRGGIAGNDGWTHHGLFDYAFFRIFPNAIVMAPKDENELQHMLATALEQEHPAALRYPRGNGIGVPLDEVFRAVPVGKAEVLRRGRDGFVWAIGSTVYPTLEAAERLAKEGVDLTVVNARFVKPLDRELLASQLAGGGRIATVEEHAVSGGFGSAVVEAISELELAGVSTMLHGVPDRFVPHGSQEVLRKVLGLDAEGIYFRLRRFFAAGAPRAAVPAEQATATPSAEALPGAARSTAG comes from the coding sequence ATGAGCCTGCTCGACCAAGTCCATCTTCCTGCCGACCTGCGCAAGCTCGAGCGCGGGCAGCTCGACGCGTTGGCCGACGAGCTGCGCGAGGAGATCGTGCGTTGCGTCTCCCAGACCGGCGGCCATTTTTCCTCGAACCTCGGTTCGGTGGAGCTGGCGGTCGCGCTCCACTACGCATTCGACACGCCGCGGGATCTGCTGGTGTGGGACGTCGGCCATCAGACCTACCCGCACAAGATCCTCACCGGCCGCCGCGACCGGATGAATACGATGCGGCAGTATGGCGGGCTCTCCGGTTTCTGCCTGCGCAACGAGAGCGAGTACGACGTGGTGGCCGCCGGGCACGCCTCGACGTCGATCTCCGCCGCCCTGGGACTCGCCCTCGCCCGGGACCAGCGCGGGGAGAAGCACCACGTGGTCGCGGTGATCGGCGACGGCTCGATGACCGCCGGCATGGCCTTCGAGGCGATGAACCAGGCCGGGCACCTCGGCACGCGGATGATCGTCGTGCTGAACGACAACTCGATGTCGATCAGCCCGAGCGTCGGCGCCTTGACGCACTATCTCAAGGAGCTGATGGCCGGCCGGCACTACACCAAGCTCAAGGACGACGTGAAGAAGCTGCTGCATCGCGTTCCCGGCGTCGGCGATCAGATGATCGAAGTCGCCAAGGGTCTCGAGGAGGGGGTGCGGCACGTCTTCACGCCGGGCACGCTCTTCGAGGAGCTCGGCTTCCGCTTCGTCGGCCCCGTCGACGGTCACTCGGTCGGCGATCTGCTCGACGTGCTCGAGCGCGCCAAGCAGATCGACGGTCCGGTTCTGGTGCACGCCATCACCACGAAGGGCAAGGGGTACAAGTACGCCGAGGACGAGCCGGTCGAATACCACGGCCCGTCGGCCTTCGACCCGGTCAAGGGGATCCAGAAGGGCAAGGGGGGTGGCGCGCCGAGCTACACGGCGGTCTTCGGCAAGGCGCTCCTCGCCCTGGCCGAGCGCGACCCGCGGGTCGTGGCGATCACCGCCTCGATGCCCGACGGCACCGGGCTCGTTCCGTTCTCCGAGCGCTTCCCGACGCGGTTCCTCAACACCGGGATCGCCGAGCAGCACAGCGTGACGCTCGCCGGCGGCCTGGCCCTCGGCGGCGTCAAGCCGGTGGTGGCGATCTACTCGACCTTCCTGCAGCGCGGCTTCGACCAGATCTTCCACGACGTCTGCCTGATGGACCTGCCGGTGGTCTTCGCCATGGACCGCGGCGGCATCGCCGGCAACGACGGTTGGACGCACCACGGTCTGTTCGACTACGCCTTCTTTCGCATCTTCCCCAACGCGATCGTCATGGCGCCGAAGGACGAGAACGAGCTGCAGCACATGCTCGCCACCGCCCTCGAGCAGGAGCACCCGGCGGCGCTGCGCTACCCGCGCGGCAACGGCATCGGTGTCCCGCTCGACGAGGTCTTCCGGGCGGTCCCGGTGGGCAAGGCCGAGGTGCTGCGGCGCGGGCGGGACGGCTTCGTCTGGGCCATCGGCTCGACCGTCTACCCGACCCTCGAGGCCGCCGAGCGCTTGGCGAAGGAGGGCGTCGACCTGACGGTGGTCAACGCGCGCTTCGTCAAGCCACTCGATCGCGAGCTGCTCGCCAGCCAGCTCGCGGGCGGCGGCCGGATCGCCACGGTCGAGGAGCACGCGGTCAGCGGAGGGTTCGGCTCGGCCGTGGTCGAGGCGATCTCCGAGCTCGAGCTCGCCGGCGTTTCGACGATGCTTCACGGCGTGCCGGATCGCTTCGTTCCGCACGGCTCGCAGGAGGTCTTGCGCAAGGTCCTCGGCCTGGATGCCGAAGGGATCTACTTCCGCCTCCGCCGCTTCTTCGCCGCCGGAGCGCCGCGCGCTGCCGTCCCGGCCGAGCAGGCTACCGCGACGCCCTCCGCCGAGGCGCTCCCCGGTGCGGCTCGATCAACTGCTGGTTGA
- a CDS encoding TlyA family RNA methyltransferase, with protein MRLDQLLVERGLFASREQARRAVMAGAVEVDGRRLDKPGTAVGPHVGLAVREREPFVSRAGRKLSGALDHFAIDPAGRVCLDVGASTGGFTDCLLQRGALRVYALDVGFGLIDARLRADPRVVVIERVNARHLAPDALPEPAGLATVDVSFISLLKVVPALLAHLAPGGDLLPLVKPQFEVGRAAVGKGGIVRDEATRLAVIEQRAAELAALGLDLVGRCDSALPGADGNREAFLWLRKPR; from the coding sequence GTGCGGCTCGATCAACTGCTGGTTGAGCGCGGGCTCTTCGCGAGCCGCGAACAGGCGCGCCGCGCCGTCATGGCCGGCGCGGTGGAGGTCGACGGGCGTCGGCTCGACAAGCCGGGTACCGCCGTCGGCCCGCATGTCGGGCTCGCGGTGCGCGAGCGCGAGCCGTTCGTCTCGCGGGCCGGGCGCAAGCTCTCCGGCGCCCTCGATCACTTCGCCATCGATCCGGCCGGTCGCGTCTGCCTCGACGTCGGCGCCTCGACCGGCGGCTTCACCGACTGTCTCCTGCAGCGCGGAGCGCTGCGCGTCTACGCCCTCGACGTCGGCTTCGGCCTGATCGACGCGCGGCTGCGCGCCGATCCGCGTGTGGTCGTCATCGAGCGGGTCAACGCCCGTCATCTCGCTCCCGATGCCCTGCCCGAGCCGGCCGGGCTGGCGACGGTCGACGTCTCGTTCATCTCGCTGCTCAAGGTCGTCCCCGCGTTGCTCGCCCATCTCGCCCCGGGCGGTGACCTCCTGCCGCTCGTCAAGCCGCAGTTCGAGGTCGGGCGCGCCGCGGTCGGCAAGGGCGGCATCGTGCGCGACGAAGCGACTCGGCTCGCGGTGATCGAGCAGCGCGCCGCCGAGCTTGCCGCGCTCGGGCTCGACCTCGTCGGCCGCTGCGACTCGGCTCTGCCGGGAGCCGACGGCAACCGCGAGGCCTTTCTCTGGCTGAGGAAACCGCGATGA